One Dermacentor andersoni chromosome 6, qqDerAnde1_hic_scaffold, whole genome shotgun sequence genomic window carries:
- the LOC126521993 gene encoding uncharacterized protein isoform X1 yields MAWLQACIRVLISNKTDPSSHLSHITKTLPVCPVVLTSLPLRQRPNQAAKLQRRVKYVYKEIPIYKTIPVYKTIPVYKTIPVVKEIKVIKEVHKDEWQDEHKDEWQDEHPTYSDGWKGQSGGGGGGGGWASPGGWESSGPWESKPWESKPWESKPWDSGVYELAEHHVHKEPEHDHKHEEPEHEHGHEEEHHVVKHVSLRDLLPKWISLTIGVHKD; encoded by the exons ATGGCGTGGCTGCAAGCATGTATTCGTGTCTTAATAAGCAATAAAACTGATCCTAGCTCTCACCTCTCGCACATAACAAAAACGTTGCCCGTCTGTCCGGTTGTTTTGACATCACTGCCGCTTCGACAGCGCCCTAATCAAGCCGCGAAACTTCAACGCAGGGTCAAGTACGTGTACAAGGAGATTCCGATCTACAAGACCATCCCGGTGTACAAGACCATCCCCGTGTACAAAACCATTCCCGTAGTGAAAGAGATCAAGGTGATCAAGGAGGTGCACAAGGACGAGTGGCAGGACGAGCACAAGGACGAGTGGCAGGACGAGCACCCCACGTACTCCGACGGCTGGAAGGGCCAGTcgggaggcggcggcggcggaggcggctGGGCCTCGCCCGGAGGCTGGGAGTCCTCCGGTCCGTGGGAGTCCAAGCCGTGGGAGTCCAAGCCCTGGGAGTCTAAGCCGTGGGACTCGGG AGTCTACGAACTGGCGGAGCACCACGTGCACAAGGAGCCAGAGCACGACCACAAGCACGAGGAGCCGGAGCACGAGCACGGGCACGAGGAGGAGCACCACGTAGTCAAGCACGTCTCGCTGCGAGACCTGCTGCCCAAGTGGATCAGCCTCACCATCGGGGTCCACAAGGACTGA
- the LOC126521993 gene encoding uncharacterized protein isoform X2 encodes MKAAVALLAACCLAACCDAGHIIPWLHISKSIFVKPVKYVYKEIPIYKTIPVYKTIPVYKTIPVVKEIKVIKEVHKDEWQDEHKDEWQDEHPTYSDGWKGQSGGGGGGGGWASPGGWESSGPWESKPWESKPWESKPWDSGVYELAEHHVHKEPEHDHKHEEPEHEHGHEEEHHVVKHVSLRDLLPKWISLTIGVHKD; translated from the exons ATGAAAGCGGCCGTGGCGCTGCTGGCGGCCTGCTGCCTAGCAGCCTGCTGTGATGCGGGACACATCATTCCGTGGCTACACATCAGCAAGAGCATATTTGTCAAGCC GGTCAAGTACGTGTACAAGGAGATTCCGATCTACAAGACCATCCCGGTGTACAAGACCATCCCCGTGTACAAAACCATTCCCGTAGTGAAAGAGATCAAGGTGATCAAGGAGGTGCACAAGGACGAGTGGCAGGACGAGCACAAGGACGAGTGGCAGGACGAGCACCCCACGTACTCCGACGGCTGGAAGGGCCAGTcgggaggcggcggcggcggaggcggctGGGCCTCGCCCGGAGGCTGGGAGTCCTCCGGTCCGTGGGAGTCCAAGCCGTGGGAGTCCAAGCCCTGGGAGTCTAAGCCGTGGGACTCGGG AGTCTACGAACTGGCGGAGCACCACGTGCACAAGGAGCCAGAGCACGACCACAAGCACGAGGAGCCGGAGCACGAGCACGGGCACGAGGAGGAGCACCACGTAGTCAAGCACGTCTCGCTGCGAGACCTGCTGCCCAAGTGGATCAGCCTCACCATCGGGGTCCACAAGGACTGA
- the LOC126521993 gene encoding uncharacterized protein isoform X3, whose amino-acid sequence MAWLQACIRVLISNKTDPSSHLSHITKTLPVCPVVLTSLPLRQRPNQAAKLQRRVKYVYKEIPIYKTIPVYKTIPVYKTIPVVKEIKVIKEVHKDEWQDEHKDEWQDEHPTYSDGWKGQSGGGGGGGGWASPGGWESSGPWESKPWESKPWESKPWDSGSPEIQRRNSTAKDHHRTKA is encoded by the exons ATGGCGTGGCTGCAAGCATGTATTCGTGTCTTAATAAGCAATAAAACTGATCCTAGCTCTCACCTCTCGCACATAACAAAAACGTTGCCCGTCTGTCCGGTTGTTTTGACATCACTGCCGCTTCGACAGCGCCCTAATCAAGCCGCGAAACTTCAACGCAGGGTCAAGTACGTGTACAAGGAGATTCCGATCTACAAGACCATCCCGGTGTACAAGACCATCCCCGTGTACAAAACCATTCCCGTAGTGAAAGAGATCAAGGTGATCAAGGAGGTGCACAAGGACGAGTGGCAGGACGAGCACAAGGACGAGTGGCAGGACGAGCACCCCACGTACTCCGACGGCTGGAAGGGCCAGTcgggaggcggcggcggcggaggcggctGGGCCTCGCCCGGAGGCTGGGAGTCCTCCGGTCCGTGGGAGTCCAAGCCGTGGGAGTCCAAGCCCTGGGAGTCTAAGCCGTGGGACTCGGG GTCGCCAGAGATACAGCGGCGCAACTCTACGGCAAAGGATCACCaccgcacgaaagcatga